The stretch of DNA CGGGCTGCGGCCGCGATGAGGCACGCCGCTGCCCCGCCCTGTGCTCTGGCTCTGTGGCCGCCGGAGGCGCGGGTGCGGTTCGGAGTCAGATCTTGGACCAGGCCTCCGTCAGGACCTGCCGCACGATCGACTCGATCTCGTCGAACGTCGACTGATCCGAGACGAGGGGCGGCGACAGCTGGATGACAGGGTCGCCGCGGTCGTCGGCGCGGCAGTACAGGCCGTATTCGAAGAGCTTTTTGGAGACGAAGCCGTAGAGGACGCGTTCCGACTCCTCGTCCGTGAAGGATTCTTTGGTTGTCTTGTCCTTGACGAGTTCGATGCCGTAGAAGAAGCCGTTACCGCGGACGTCGCCGACGACGGGCAGGTCGTGCAGTTTCTGGAGGGTGCTGAGGAACGCGCCTTCGTTGTCCAGGACATGCTGGTTGAGGCCCTCGCGCTCGAAGATGTCGAGGTTGGCTACGCCGACAGCGGCGGAAACCGGGTGGCCGCCGAAGGTGTAACCGTGCAGGAACGTGTTGTCACCCTTGTAGAACGGCTCGGCCAGGCGGTCGGAGACGACGCACGCGCCGATGGGGGAGTAGCCCGAGGTCATGCCCTTGGCGCAGGTGATCATGTCGGGCACGTAGCCGAACTTGTCGCAGGCGAACATCGTGCCCAGTCGGCCGAAGGCGCAGATGACCTCGTCCGACACCAGGAGCACGTCGTACTGGTCGCAGATCTCTCGTACCCGCTGGAAGTAGCCGGGCGGCGGAGGGAAACAGCCGCCGGCGTTCTGTACGGGTTCGAGGAAGACGGCCGCGACCGTGTCCGGGCCCTCGAAGAGGATCTGTTGTTCTATCTGGTCCGCTGCCCAGCGGCCGAAGGCCTCCGGATCGTCCCCGAAGATCGGTGCGCGATAGATGTTGGTGTTCGGGACTTTGTGCGCGCCTGGCACAAGCGGTTCGAAGGGCGCTTTGAGCGCGGGCAGCCCCGTGATGGAGAGGGCGCCCTGCGGCGTGCCGTGGTACGCGACGGCGCGCGAGATGACCTTGTGCTTGGTGGGCTTGCCGACGAGCTTGAAGTACTGCTTCGCCAGCTTCCAGGCGGTCTCCACGGCTTCGCCACCGCCAGTGGTGAAGAAGACCTTGTTGAGATCGCCGGGGGCGTAGTGCGCCAGCCGTTCCGCTAGTTCCACGGCACTCGGATGCGCGTAGGACCAGATCGGGAAGAAGGCCAGTTCCTTGGCCTGTTTCGCGGCAGTCTCTGCCAGCTCTGCGCGGCCGTGCCCCGCCTGGACCACGAACAGGCCGGCGAGACCGTCGAGGTAACGCTTGCCCTTGTCGTCGTAGATATAGGTGCCTTCGCCGCGCACGATGGTCGGCACGGCGGCGTTCTCGTACGAGGACATCCGGGTGAAATGCATCCACAGGTGGTCGTACGCGGTCTGGGAGAGGTCCTTGCTCACGACTATCGGGTTCCCCACATGTAGGTCTGCTTCTTGAGCTTGAGGTAGACGAAGCTTTCGGTGGAGCGCACACCGGGGAGGGCGCGGATGCGCTTGTTGATCACTTCGAGCAAGTGGTCGTCGTCCTCGCAGACGATCTCCACCAGCAGGTCGAAGGAGCCCGCGGTGAGCACCACGTACTCGACTTCCTCCATGGCCGACAGGGCCTCGGAGACCGGATCGAGATCTCCTTCGACGTTGATGCCGACCATCGCCTGACGCCGGAACCCCACGGTCAGCGGGTCGGTGACGGCGACGATCTGCATGACGCCCTGATCGAGCAGTTTCTGCACGCGCTGGCGCACGGCGGCCTCGGAGAGCCCCACCGCTTTGCCGATGGCGGCGTAGGGGCGCCGCCCGTCCTCCTGAAGCTGCTCGATGATTCCCAGGGAAACGGCATCGAGAGAGGGGGAACCGTTCCCGGTCCTGGATTCTGCGTTGCGACTGGCCACTACGTCACTCTGCATGAGGAGTCGTCCGTCCCGCAAGGTCGAACCGATGAAATCCGTTGTTTACGTCACTTCTGGGAACTGATTTCGTAGCGCGCGACCTATGGGTATGTCGAAAGCGCAGCCGGAACGTCTAAGGTGGGTGTCTCAACCAATGGACAGCTGACAGGAGGGCCGGCAGTGAGCACCGAGCTGCGTCGACTGCGCAACTTCATCGACGGCGAGTTCCGGGACGCCGTCGACGGGGGCACCACCGAGGTGGTCAATCCCGCCACGGGCAAGGCATATGCCACCGCGCCGTTGTCCCGGCAGGCGGACATCGACGCCGCGATGGACGCCGCCGCGGCCGCGTTTCCCGCGTGGCGTGATCTCACGCCTTCCGAGCGCCAGAAAGCGTTGCTGAAGATCGCGGACGCCTTCGAGGAGCGGGCCGAGGAACTCATCGCCGCCGAGGTGGAGAACACCGGCAAGCCGGTGGGACTTACCCGGACCGAGGAAATCCCGCCGATGGTCGACCAGATCCGCTTCTTCGCCGGTGCGGCGCGGATGCTCGAAGGTCGGTCCGCCGGTGAGTACATGGAGGGTCTGACCTCGATCGTGCGCCGTGAACCGGTCGGGGTCTGCGCGCAGGTAGCGCCGTGGAACTACCCGATGATGATGGGCGTATGGAAATTCGCCCCGGCGCTCGCCGCGGGCAACACCGTGGTGCTGAAGCCGTCGGACACCACCCCGGCCTCCTCGACCCTCATGGCGGAGATCATCGGCTCCATCGTGCCCAAGGGAGTCTTCAACGTCGTCTGCGGCGACCGCGACACCGGTCGTCTCATGGTGGAACACGACATTCCGGCGATGGCCTCCATCACTGGTTCCGTGCGCGCGGGAATGCAGGTGGCGGAGTCGGCCGCCAAGGACCTCAAGCGCGTACACCTGGAACTGGGCGGCAAAGCGCCGGTCGTCGTCTTCGAGGACGCGGACCTCGCCAAGGCCGTCGAGGGCATTTCCGAGGCCGGTTACTTCAACGCGGGGCAGGACTGTACCGCTGCCACCCGTGTGCTGGTCCACGAGTCCGTCCACGACGAGTTCGTGACAGCCCTGGCCAAGGCCGCCTCCGATCTGCGGACCGGAGGGCCCGACGACGAGGACGCCTTCTACGGGCCGGTCAACAACGCCCAGCAACTCGCCCAGGTCAGCGGCTTTATCGACCGTCTGCCGGCCCACGCCAAGATCGAGGCGGGCGGAC from Streptomyces tsukubensis encodes:
- a CDS encoding Lrp/AsnC family transcriptional regulator, translating into MASRNAESRTGNGSPSLDAVSLGIIEQLQEDGRRPYAAIGKAVGLSEAAVRQRVQKLLDQGVMQIVAVTDPLTVGFRRQAMVGINVEGDLDPVSEALSAMEEVEYVVLTAGSFDLLVEIVCEDDDHLLEVINKRIRALPGVRSTESFVYLKLKKQTYMWGTR
- a CDS encoding gamma-aminobutyraldehyde dehydrogenase, coding for MSTELRRLRNFIDGEFRDAVDGGTTEVVNPATGKAYATAPLSRQADIDAAMDAAAAAFPAWRDLTPSERQKALLKIADAFEERAEELIAAEVENTGKPVGLTRTEEIPPMVDQIRFFAGAARMLEGRSAGEYMEGLTSIVRREPVGVCAQVAPWNYPMMMGVWKFAPALAAGNTVVLKPSDTTPASSTLMAEIIGSIVPKGVFNVVCGDRDTGRLMVEHDIPAMASITGSVRAGMQVAESAAKDLKRVHLELGGKAPVVVFEDADLAKAVEGISEAGYFNAGQDCTAATRVLVHESVHDEFVTALAKAASDLRTGGPDDEDAFYGPVNNAQQLAQVSGFIDRLPAHAKIEAGGRRVGEKGFFYAPTVVSGLNQDDEIIQNEVFGPVITVQTFRDEEQALQYANGVDYALASSVWTKDHSRAMRMSKALDFGCVWINTHIPLVAEMPHGGFKKSGYGKDLSAYGFDDYTRIKHVMTSLDG
- a CDS encoding aspartate aminotransferase family protein, with product MGNPIVVSKDLSQTAYDHLWMHFTRMSSYENAAVPTIVRGEGTYIYDDKGKRYLDGLAGLFVVQAGHGRAELAETAAKQAKELAFFPIWSYAHPSAVELAERLAHYAPGDLNKVFFTTGGGEAVETAWKLAKQYFKLVGKPTKHKVISRAVAYHGTPQGALSITGLPALKAPFEPLVPGAHKVPNTNIYRAPIFGDDPEAFGRWAADQIEQQILFEGPDTVAAVFLEPVQNAGGCFPPPPGYFQRVREICDQYDVLLVSDEVICAFGRLGTMFACDKFGYVPDMITCAKGMTSGYSPIGACVVSDRLAEPFYKGDNTFLHGYTFGGHPVSAAVGVANLDIFEREGLNQHVLDNEGAFLSTLQKLHDLPVVGDVRGNGFFYGIELVKDKTTKESFTDEESERVLYGFVSKKLFEYGLYCRADDRGDPVIQLSPPLVSDQSTFDEIESIVRQVLTEAWSKI